In the genome of Bacillota bacterium, the window CCCTCGGCCCCGGCGGGCTCTCCAGGGAGCGGGCAGGGTTCGAGGTGCGGGACGTGCACCACTCCCACTACGGGCGCATGTGCCCCATCGAGACGCCCGAAGGCCCCAACATCGGCCTCATCGGGTCACTGACCACGTACGCTCGGGTGAACGAGTTCGGCTTCATCGAGACGCCGTACCGCCGGGTGAAAAACGGCGTGGTCACCGACGAGGTGGTCTACCTCACGGCCGACGAGGAAGACATCTACGTCATCGCGCAGGCGGCCGAACCCCTCGACGAGCAGGGGCACTTCCTCAACCCCCGGGTCTCGGCCCGCTACATGGACGAGATCCGTCTGGTCAGCCCCGAGCAGGTCGATTTCATGGACGTGTCGCCCAAACAGATCGTGAGCGTGGCGACGGCGCTGATCCCGTTCCTGGAGAACGACGACGCAAGCCGGGCGCTGATGGGCTCCAACATGCAGCGCCAGGCGGTGCCGCTCATCCGGACCGAGGCGCCGCTGGTGGGAACCGGGATCGAGTACCGCGCCGCCGTGGACTCCGGAGCGGTGGTGACGGCCCGGCGGCCGGGCCTCGTCACGTACGCCGACGCCCGGGAGATCCGGATCAAGACCGAGGACGGAAGTGAAGATCGCTACGCGCTCCTGAAGTTCCAGCGGTCGAACCAGGGCACGTGCATCAACCAGAAGCCCATCGTCGAGGCGGGACAGCATGTGGAGGCCGGGCAGGTCATAGCGGACGGCCCGTCCACCGACCGCGGCGAACTGGCGCTGGGCCGCAACGTGCTGGTGGCGTTCATGCCGTGGGAGGGATACAACTTCGAAGACGCCGTGCTGATCAGCGAGAAGCTGGTGCGGGAGGACGTCTTCACCTCCATCCATATCGAGGAGTACGAGTGCCAGGCCCGGGACACCAAACTCGGCCCCGAGGAGATCACCCGCGACATCCCCAACGTGGGCGAGGACATGTTGAAGAACCTCGACGAAAACGGCATCATCCGCATCGGCGCCGAGGTGCGGCCGGGTGACATCCTGGTCGGGAAGGTGACGCCCAAGGGCGAGACCGAGCTGACTGCCGAGGAACGCCTGTTGCGCGCCATCTTCGGCGAAAAGGCTCGGGAGGTGCGGGACACGTCGCTGCGGGTGCCGCACGGCGAGGGCGGCGTGGTGGTGGACGTCAAGCGCTTCCGCCGCGACGAGGGCGACGAGCTGGCGCCGGGCGTCAGCGAGATGGTGCGGGTGTACGTGGCGCAGAAGCGCAAGATCAGCGTCGGCGACAAGATGGCCGGCCGCCACGGCAACAAGGGGGTCATCGCCCGGATCCTGCCGGAGGAGGACATGCCGTTCCTCACCGACGGGACCCCCGTCGAGATCGTACTGAACCCGCTGGGGGTACCCTCCCGCATGAACATCGGCCAGGTGCTCGAGACGCACCTCGGCTGGGCGGCCAAGGCATTGGGGCTACACATGGCCACGCCGGTCTTCGACGGGGCCACGGAGCGCGAGGTCATCGAAACCCTCAAGAAGGCCGGTCTTCCCGAGGACGGGAAGACGGTGCTGCGCGACGGGCGCACGGGGCAGCCGTTCGACAACCCGGTGACGGTCGGCTACATCTACATGCTGAAGCTGGCCCACCTGGTGGACGACAAGATCCACGCCCGTTCCACGGGCCCGTACTCCCTGGTCACCCAGCAGCCGCTGGGCGGCAAGGCGCAGTTCGGCGGGCAGCGCTTCGGCGAGATGGAGGTGTGGGCGCTGGAGGCCTACGGCGCAGCCCACACGCTCCAGGAACTGCTCACCGTCAAGTCCGACGACGTGCTGGGCCGGGTCCGCACGTACGAGGCCATCGTCAAGGGCGAGAACGTGCCGGAGCCCGGCGTGCCGGAGTCGTTCAAGGTGCTCATCAAGGAGCTGCAGAGCCTGGGACTCGACGTCAAGGTGCTGTCGGAGGAGTCCCAGGAGATCGAGATTCGTGAGGAGGACGAGGACCTGCCGCTCAGGGAGCTCGGCATCCACCTCGAGCGGCGTGAGACGGAG includes:
- the rpoB gene encoding DNA-directed RNA polymerase subunit beta, with product MAVAVQAGRRERLNFGKIREVLELPNLIELQRRSYEWFMTEGLAETFRDISPIQDFTGNLVLEFLGHSFRDPKYSVEECKERDATYSAPLSVRVRLIKKDTGEVKEQEVYMGEFPLMTDKGTFIINGAERVVVSQLVRSPGVYYSQERDTSGRLIFQASVIPNRGAWLEFETDAQNVIWVRIDRTRKLPATVLIRAAGYGSNTQLLEVLGDSEPVRATLDRDTTDRESEALIEIYKRLRPGEPPTEESARTLFESLFYDPKRYDLAEVGRYKLNKKLRLAGRIVQARLEQPVADPQTGEIIAEAGARVTRDLAERIEQAGVREVIVESKAGPLKVVSNGQPPVDRRVLTPEDLVAIVNYMSTLMLGAGQVDDIDHLGNRRLKTVGELLQNQFRVGLARMERVIRERMTIQGSEDIVTPQLLINIRPVVAAIKEFFGSSQLSQFMDQTNPLAELTHKRRMSALGPGGLSRERAGFEVRDVHHSHYGRMCPIETPEGPNIGLIGSLTTYARVNEFGFIETPYRRVKNGVVTDEVVYLTADEEDIYVIAQAAEPLDEQGHFLNPRVSARYMDEIRLVSPEQVDFMDVSPKQIVSVATALIPFLENDDASRALMGSNMQRQAVPLIRTEAPLVGTGIEYRAAVDSGAVVTARRPGLVTYADAREIRIKTEDGSEDRYALLKFQRSNQGTCINQKPIVEAGQHVEAGQVIADGPSTDRGELALGRNVLVAFMPWEGYNFEDAVLISEKLVREDVFTSIHIEEYECQARDTKLGPEEITRDIPNVGEDMLKNLDENGIIRIGAEVRPGDILVGKVTPKGETELTAEERLLRAIFGEKAREVRDTSLRVPHGEGGVVVDVKRFRRDEGDELAPGVSEMVRVYVAQKRKISVGDKMAGRHGNKGVIARILPEEDMPFLTDGTPVEIVLNPLGVPSRMNIGQVLETHLGWAAKALGLHMATPVFDGATEREVIETLKKAGLPEDGKTVLRDGRTGQPFDNPVTVGYIYMLKLAHLVDDKIHARSTGPYSLVTQQPLGGKAQFGGQRFGEMEVWALEAYGAAHTLQELLTVKSDDVLGRVRTYEAIVKGENVPEPGVPESFKVLIKELQSLGLDVKVLSEESQEIEIREEDEDLPLRELGIHLERRETEVGPEEPEGVPAGVRPGDDDEAEQEPELGAAAPAILDASEPEAAGEAQEDLAAARGRLADAPETQELARAARGARSLNGLLQPDAGIEAG